A stretch of the Teredinibacter haidensis genome encodes the following:
- a CDS encoding efflux RND transporter periplasmic adaptor subunit — protein sequence MVPEQDKSELLKQLTIDRSEPPAKIVGLPQLVIVVVVTAIVSAGITLYLFPSPLSPTNEKQPPISTAELANMQSRSAAVDTRSNEKVILNASGYITARRVATVSAEIMGLIVSVDVEEGMRVEKRQILARLDDSVARVNLRLAEAQVQVQRELVNSIESDQKEAERVLKRLSTLGKENFSSEAQRTRAEADLSKLNSTRASAKAELNVVELNVERERERLGDHTIRAPFGGVITVKNAQPGEIVAPAAAGGGYTRTGICTLVDMDSLEIEVDVNEAFIGRVVANQKVIANLDAYADWDLAASVIAIIPTADRAKATVKVRIKIHTRDERILPNMGVKVAFFDEQA from the coding sequence GTGGTCCCAGAGCAAGATAAAAGTGAACTGCTGAAGCAGTTAACTATTGATAGAAGCGAACCACCTGCAAAAATAGTGGGCCTGCCGCAGTTAGTCATTGTGGTGGTGGTAACGGCAATTGTCAGCGCCGGTATCACGCTATATCTTTTCCCTTCCCCCTTATCCCCTACCAACGAAAAACAGCCACCAATTAGCACCGCAGAGCTTGCGAATATGCAATCGAGATCGGCCGCCGTTGATACACGTTCCAACGAGAAGGTCATACTCAATGCCTCTGGTTATATCACCGCGCGTCGGGTGGCGACTGTTTCGGCCGAAATTATGGGGCTCATTGTTAGTGTCGACGTGGAAGAAGGAATGCGTGTCGAGAAAAGGCAAATTCTTGCGCGCCTTGACGATTCCGTGGCTCGTGTCAATCTGCGCTTGGCTGAGGCGCAGGTTCAGGTTCAGAGAGAATTGGTTAACAGTATTGAAAGTGACCAAAAGGAGGCCGAGCGTGTACTGAAGCGTCTGTCGACTCTAGGGAAAGAAAATTTCTCCAGTGAAGCACAACGCACACGCGCTGAGGCAGATTTGTCCAAATTAAATTCCACACGGGCTAGTGCCAAAGCAGAATTAAACGTGGTGGAACTAAATGTTGAACGCGAGCGGGAACGGCTTGGCGATCACACCATTCGCGCACCATTTGGTGGCGTAATAACCGTAAAGAATGCACAACCTGGCGAAATTGTAGCGCCCGCTGCAGCCGGCGGTGGTTATACGCGTACGGGTATTTGCACTCTGGTGGATATGGATTCGCTTGAAATTGAAGTGGATGTCAATGAAGCCTTTATCGGTCGCGTTGTCGCCAATCAAAAAGTTATTGCGAATCTGGATGCGTACGCAGACTGGGATCTGGCGGCCAGTGTTATTGCCATTATTCCCACCGCAGATCGTGCTAAAGCGACCGTAAAAGTACGTATAAAAATACACACAAGAGATGAACGCATACTGCCCAATATGGGCGTTAAGGTGGCGTTTTTCGACGAACAGGCCTAG
- a CDS encoding ABC transporter ATP-binding protein, with translation MSSDNLFELKGLAKYFTKGKETISIFDGLNMHIKKGDFVAVMGPSGSGKTTLLNMLGGVDKPSAGEILYADKPIQNLSEGGLANWRAENVGFIFQFYNLMPMLTAEKNVELPLLLKRLSRAQRKKNIDAALTLVGLQDRAKHKPDELSGGQQQRVAIARAIVSDPALLLCDEPTGDLDRSTAEDILKILQLLNDEFGKTIIMVTHDPAAARYAKRCIHLDKGSFVEKELVA, from the coding sequence ATGAGCAGCGACAATTTATTTGAGTTAAAAGGCTTGGCCAAATATTTCACCAAGGGAAAGGAAACCATCTCGATTTTTGATGGCTTGAATATGCATATAAAAAAGGGCGATTTCGTAGCGGTGATGGGGCCTTCGGGATCGGGAAAAACGACACTGCTGAATATGCTGGGTGGAGTGGATAAACCCAGTGCGGGTGAAATTTTGTATGCAGACAAACCGATACAAAATCTGAGCGAAGGAGGATTGGCAAATTGGCGAGCCGAAAATGTGGGCTTTATTTTTCAGTTTTACAATTTAATGCCCATGCTAACAGCGGAAAAAAATGTAGAGTTACCACTTTTACTAAAACGACTATCCCGCGCGCAACGAAAGAAAAATATCGATGCAGCGTTAACACTGGTAGGTTTACAGGATAGGGCTAAACACAAACCCGATGAGCTTTCCGGTGGCCAGCAGCAGCGCGTTGCCATCGCCAGGGCCATTGTGTCTGATCCGGCTCTTCTATTATGTGACGAACCGACCGGCGATTTGGATCGCAGCACCGCAGAAGACATTCTAAAAATACTACAATTGCTAAATGATGAGTTTGGCAAAACCATCATTATGGTGACTCACGACCCCGCTGCCGCTAGATACGCCAAGCGTTGTATTCATCTGGATAAAGGGAGCTTTGTCGAGAAGGAGCTGGTGGCATGA
- a CDS encoding ABC transporter permease has protein sequence MKDFYLVFKNLTRNKMRLTLNGFAIFIAFLLFGVLSSIKGAFDAGIDLSADNRLVVVNKINFTQPLPIAHVQKIRAMDGVKDVTWANWFGAYHQDARKPLVGMAVDPESYLKVYDEILLDEEFKKAWYAERQGVIVGERMATAKGWKVGDRIPISSSIFSKSDGSHVWDMVIIGIFTGKDRQLDTNYLLFHYKYFIETQTFGRDWIGWAILTTDDAMLNDNVANSIDRRFANSPAETETTSEKQFTKAFIAQIGSVGLILTSVVLAAFFTILLIVGNSMALAIRERTAEIAVLKTLGFQAMRVFRMILTESIVLALMGGLLGLGFAHFIVTGASQQPQLQSILPNLILSGETILKALAYMVLLGLLTGFFPAWRAMRLNTLDALSRR, from the coding sequence ATGAAAGATTTCTATCTAGTGTTTAAAAACCTTACGCGCAATAAAATGCGCCTAACTCTCAATGGCTTTGCGATATTTATCGCGTTTTTACTTTTTGGGGTGTTGTCTTCTATTAAAGGCGCTTTTGATGCAGGTATTGATTTGTCCGCCGATAACCGTTTGGTTGTTGTCAACAAAATAAATTTTACCCAACCGCTGCCTATTGCCCATGTTCAAAAAATTCGCGCAATGGATGGCGTTAAAGACGTAACTTGGGCTAATTGGTTCGGGGCATACCACCAGGATGCGCGTAAACCCCTTGTCGGTATGGCGGTCGACCCCGAGAGTTACTTAAAGGTTTACGACGAAATTTTGTTAGATGAGGAGTTTAAGAAAGCCTGGTATGCAGAGCGTCAGGGGGTGATTGTTGGCGAGCGCATGGCGACCGCGAAAGGTTGGAAGGTAGGTGATCGCATTCCTATTTCCTCCAGTATATTTTCAAAGTCTGATGGTTCACACGTTTGGGATATGGTGATAATCGGAATTTTTACAGGGAAAGATCGTCAGCTGGATACAAACTATCTGCTCTTTCATTACAAATACTTTATAGAAACTCAGACCTTCGGTAGAGACTGGATCGGTTGGGCCATTCTTACAACCGATGATGCAATGCTAAACGACAATGTCGCTAATAGCATCGATAGACGCTTTGCTAACTCGCCCGCTGAAACGGAAACCACATCGGAAAAACAATTTACCAAAGCGTTTATAGCGCAGATTGGGAGCGTGGGCCTGATTCTAACCTCGGTCGTGCTGGCCGCATTTTTTACCATTCTGCTCATTGTGGGTAACTCCATGGCTCTTGCTATTCGTGAGCGTACGGCGGAAATTGCGGTGTTAAAAACATTGGGCTTTCAGGCAATGCGCGTTTTTCGCATGATCTTGACTGAATCAATCGTATTAGCCTTGATGGGAGGCCTGCTAGGTTTGGGCTTTGCGCATTTCATCGTGACGGGTGCGAGTCAACAGCCACAGTTGCAATCGATATTGCCGAATTTAATTCTCAGTGGAGAAACCATCCTGAAAGCTTTGGCTTATATGGTGCTGTTGGGATTATTAACGGGATTCTTCCCCGCTTGGCGGGCAATGAGACTCAACACCCTAGATGCGTTGAGCAGGAGATAG